From a single Micromonospora pallida genomic region:
- a CDS encoding trimeric intracellular cation channel family protein → MTTSTALLLADLVGVAVFAASGASAAVAKRLDLFGVVFVGFVAALGGGIVRDLVVDQAPPLAFADWRYAATAVVASAVVFRLHPQFARLRTTVLVLDAAGLALFTVTGTLRALDAQVPPVGACLVGMLTGIGGGLGRDLLTGEIPVVLRREIYAVAALIGAATVVALDGLDRTGPVPLTVAAALVFGLRLVALRRHWSAPLPTFRPPRPNGHPPPS, encoded by the coding sequence GTGACCACCTCCACCGCCCTGCTCCTGGCCGACCTGGTCGGCGTGGCTGTCTTCGCCGCCTCCGGGGCGTCCGCCGCGGTGGCCAAGCGCCTGGACCTCTTCGGCGTCGTCTTCGTCGGCTTCGTGGCCGCCCTCGGCGGCGGCATCGTCCGGGACCTCGTCGTCGACCAGGCCCCGCCGCTCGCCTTCGCGGACTGGCGGTACGCCGCCACCGCCGTGGTCGCCTCGGCGGTCGTCTTCCGGCTGCACCCCCAGTTCGCCCGACTGCGGACCACCGTCCTGGTGCTGGACGCGGCGGGGCTGGCCCTGTTCACCGTCACCGGCACCCTCCGGGCCCTGGACGCGCAGGTTCCGCCGGTCGGCGCGTGCCTGGTCGGCATGCTCACCGGGATCGGCGGCGGCCTCGGCCGGGACCTGCTCACCGGGGAGATCCCGGTCGTGCTGCGCCGGGAGATCTACGCGGTCGCCGCCCTGATCGGCGCGGCCACGGTGGTGGCGCTGGACGGCCTCGACCGCACCGGCCCCGTCCCGCTGACTGTCGCCGCGGCGCTGGTCTTCGGCCTCCGCCTGGTGGCCCTGCGCCGGCACTGGTCCGCCCCGCTGCCCACGTTCCGGCCACCTCGCCCGAACGGCCACCCACCGCCGTCCTGA
- a CDS encoding DUF3039 domain-containing protein, with translation MSTEVLERPEVKDADTGPEMFHYVRKEKIAESAVMGTFVVALCGETFPVTKAAKPGSPVCPACKEIYDSWAD, from the coding sequence ATGAGCACAGAGGTTCTCGAGCGTCCCGAAGTGAAGGACGCCGACACCGGGCCGGAAATGTTCCATTACGTCCGTAAAGAGAAGATCGCCGAGAGTGCCGTGATGGGTACGTTCGTGGTCGCGCTCTGCGGGGAGACCTTCCCGGTGACCAAGGCGGCCAAGCCCGGTTCCCCGGTCTGCCCCGCCTGCAAGGAGATCTACGACTCCTGGGCCGACTGA
- a CDS encoding pseudouridine-5'-phosphate glycosidase — protein sequence MTDFHIRPGDEVAEALRAGRPVVALESTIVSHGLPRPENLRVARQIERAVRDVGAVPATIGMVGGRLVVGLDDAELTRLATADGVAKLSVRDLAVAAATGADGATTVAATSAVAAAAGIRVFATGGLGGVHREAAQTFDESADLTTLARTPIAVVCAGVKSILDVGATLERMETLGVGVVGYRTRRFPGFFVTDGGFDLDWSVDSPEQVAAVLAARAAHGVQTGGLVVANPLPVDEQLDRDLHDRTLADGLARLERAGVTGKAVTPYLLAHFHSATQGASLAVNVRLVLRNADLAARIAVAAARSAA from the coding sequence GTGACCGACTTTCACATCCGACCCGGCGACGAGGTCGCCGAGGCGCTGCGCGCCGGGCGTCCGGTGGTCGCCCTGGAGAGCACCATCGTCTCGCACGGCCTGCCCCGGCCGGAAAACCTGCGGGTCGCCCGGCAGATCGAGCGGGCGGTCCGGGACGTGGGCGCGGTGCCGGCGACCATCGGCATGGTGGGCGGCCGGCTGGTGGTGGGACTCGACGACGCGGAGCTGACCCGGCTGGCCACCGCCGACGGCGTGGCGAAGCTCTCCGTACGGGATCTCGCGGTGGCCGCCGCGACCGGCGCGGACGGGGCGACGACGGTCGCCGCGACCAGCGCGGTGGCCGCCGCGGCGGGGATCAGGGTGTTCGCCACCGGCGGGCTCGGCGGGGTGCACCGGGAGGCCGCGCAGACCTTCGACGAGTCGGCCGACCTGACCACCCTGGCCCGCACCCCGATCGCGGTGGTCTGCGCCGGGGTCAAGTCGATCCTCGACGTCGGGGCGACCCTGGAGCGGATGGAGACGCTCGGCGTCGGGGTGGTCGGCTACCGCACCCGGCGGTTCCCCGGTTTCTTCGTCACCGACGGCGGTTTCGACCTGGACTGGTCGGTCGACTCGCCGGAGCAGGTGGCGGCGGTGCTGGCCGCCCGTGCCGCACACGGCGTGCAGACCGGCGGGCTGGTGGTGGCCAACCCACTCCCCGTCGACGAGCAGCTCGACCGGGACCTGCACGACCGGACCCTCGCCGACGGGCTGGCCCGGCTCGAGCGGGCCGGGGTGACCGGCAAGGCGGTGACGCCGTACCTGCTCGCCCACTTCCACTCCGCCACGCAGGGGGCGAGCCTGGCGGTGAACGTCCGGCTCGTCCTGCGCAACGCGGACCTGGCCGCGCGGATCGCGGTCGCCGCCGCCCGCTCCGCCGCCTGA
- a CDS encoding carbohydrate kinase family protein: protein MNRPPRVVVVGDVVTDVVAVVAGPLAIGSDTPAEIRVTGGGQAANTAAWLAELGVPVTLVGAVGDDEAGRARVAELTRAGIDCAVVAYGDRPTGSVVVLASGVERTMLTERGANERLTGAQVRSALAGASDARHLHLSAYPLLDAVSRDAGLAALAAAREGGLTTSVDAASAAPLRQVGAAAFLDWVRGVDLLLVNADEAEVLAGGTDPAERARTLTATARYVVVKCGSAGSVWAGPDGTVTTAPAQRVAVVDVTGAGDAFAAGLIAGWLAGATPAAALARAGGLGARAVAGVGARPPG, encoded by the coding sequence ATGAACCGCCCGCCCCGGGTGGTCGTGGTCGGCGACGTGGTGACCGACGTGGTCGCAGTGGTCGCCGGACCACTGGCGATCGGTTCGGACACCCCGGCCGAGATCCGGGTCACCGGCGGCGGCCAGGCCGCCAACACCGCCGCCTGGCTGGCCGAGCTGGGCGTACCGGTCACCCTGGTCGGGGCGGTCGGGGACGACGAGGCGGGTCGGGCGCGGGTCGCCGAGCTGACCCGGGCCGGGATCGACTGCGCGGTCGTCGCGTACGGCGACCGGCCGACCGGCAGCGTGGTGGTGCTCGCCTCCGGCGTCGAGCGGACCATGCTCACCGAGCGCGGGGCGAACGAGCGGTTGACCGGCGCGCAGGTGCGCTCAGCCCTGGCCGGGGCGTCGGACGCGCGGCACCTGCATCTGTCGGCGTACCCGCTGCTGGACGCCGTGTCGCGCGACGCGGGACTCGCGGCGTTGGCCGCGGCGCGCGAGGGTGGGCTCACCACCAGCGTCGACGCGGCGTCCGCGGCGCCGCTGCGGCAGGTCGGCGCGGCGGCGTTCCTGGACTGGGTACGCGGCGTCGACCTGCTCCTGGTCAACGCCGACGAGGCGGAGGTGCTCGCCGGCGGCACCGACCCGGCCGAGCGGGCCCGGACGCTGACGGCGACGGCCCGGTACGTGGTGGTCAAGTGCGGATCGGCCGGGTCGGTCTGGGCCGGACCGGACGGCACGGTGACGACGGCACCGGCGCAGCGGGTGGCGGTGGTCGACGTCACCGGGGCCGGAGATGCCTTCGCGGCCGGGCTGATCGCCGGCTGGCTCGCCGGGGCGACCCCGGCGGCAGCGCTGGCCCGCGCCGGCGGGCTCGGCGCCCGCGCGGTGGCCGGAGTCGGCGCGCGCCCGCCTGGGTGA
- a CDS encoding DUF3099 domain-containing protein, which produces MKRQAYQPILITDAPRSQDDQLNSRQRRYVVMMSIRVACLVVGAVLVGAQAPLLWLWLPLCALGMVLIPWLAVLIANDRPPKDENRMFHRPPRRDAPPPRSLAATEERPHRVIDADL; this is translated from the coding sequence GTGAAGCGTCAGGCGTACCAGCCGATCCTGATCACCGACGCCCCGCGCAGCCAGGACGACCAGCTCAACAGCCGGCAGCGACGGTACGTCGTGATGATGTCGATCCGGGTGGCCTGCCTGGTCGTGGGCGCTGTCCTGGTCGGGGCGCAGGCCCCGCTGCTCTGGCTCTGGCTGCCGCTCTGCGCGCTCGGCATGGTGCTCATCCCCTGGCTGGCGGTGCTGATCGCCAACGACCGGCCGCCGAAGGACGAGAACCGGATGTTCCACCGCCCGCCGCGCCGGGACGCGCCCCCGCCGCGTAGCCTCGCCGCCACCGAGGAACGCCCCCACCGGGTCATCGACGCCGACCTCTGA
- a CDS encoding HhH-GPD-type base excision DNA repair protein, protein MTLSLPIDPEANRLLNHDPLALLLGMVLDQQIPLEKAFTSPYVLAERLGHAPDARELAAYDPEALVEVFARPPALHRFPKAMAGRVQEVCRVLVERYDGNAAGIWADVTDGTQLLRRLTDLPGFGQQKAQIFLALLGKRFDVRPTGWREAAGGYGDADAYRSVADITDVASLGRVREYKQQQKAAAKATKG, encoded by the coding sequence ATGACGCTCTCGTTGCCCATCGACCCCGAGGCCAACCGGCTGCTCAACCATGATCCGTTGGCCCTGCTGCTCGGCATGGTCCTGGACCAACAGATCCCGCTCGAGAAGGCGTTCACCTCGCCGTACGTGCTGGCCGAGCGGCTCGGGCACGCACCGGACGCCCGGGAGTTGGCAGCGTACGACCCGGAGGCCCTGGTCGAGGTCTTCGCCCGGCCGCCGGCCCTGCACCGGTTCCCGAAGGCGATGGCGGGCCGGGTGCAGGAGGTGTGCCGGGTGCTGGTCGAGCGGTACGACGGGAACGCCGCCGGGATCTGGGCCGACGTCACCGACGGCACGCAGCTGCTGCGCCGACTCACCGACCTGCCCGGCTTCGGCCAGCAGAAGGCGCAGATCTTCCTGGCCCTGCTCGGCAAGCGCTTCGACGTCCGCCCGACCGGCTGGCGGGAGGCGGCCGGCGGGTACGGCGACGCGGACGCGTACCGCTCGGTGGCCGACATCACCGACGTGGCGTCGCTGGGCCGGGTGCGTGAGTACAAGCAGCAGCAGAAGGCAGCGGCCAAGGCGACGAAGGGCTGA
- a CDS encoding DUF7059 domain-containing protein — protein sequence MDEHDMLLSPAGVDRLRTALTSAGFTGTGIADRLGPPATAAMTRNDYRAALRATEDRDRLGTLIRLFICEQTEPEASVVAALAPLTVAEALDAGFVERYGDGLRAGIDLEPYGDDWWVLADLPASARPGPLHAEHVLGVGGATQTLLGATVRRPVETALDLGTGSGVQALHLSTHARRVTATDLSARALRFAATTAALNGLDWELLRGDLVAPVAGRRFDLVVSNPPFVVGPGTTTHVYRDSGRVGDAVGAELAAAAPGLLTEGGTMQYLANWVHVTGEDWGDRVAGWFAGTGLDAWVVQREVADPMAYVNLWVTDVGETPDPHRMAAWLDWFDAHKVEAVGFGIVSLRNSGHDDPVVRVEDLRQRVEPPMGDHVAGWFDRQDWLRAHDTEGLLAHRFRAAEGLQLRQEATMGDEGWAVDRQVLAAPHGLRWSEEIDPLVLALVGGADGRLPLRDQLALLAAAHDVAPDELAEAAGPIVAHLVERGFVEPVTA from the coding sequence GTGGACGAACACGACATGCTGCTCTCCCCCGCCGGTGTCGACCGGCTGCGCACCGCGCTGACCAGCGCCGGTTTCACCGGCACCGGTATCGCCGACCGGCTCGGGCCGCCGGCCACCGCCGCGATGACGCGCAACGACTACCGGGCGGCGCTGCGCGCGACCGAGGACCGGGACCGGCTCGGCACGCTGATCCGCCTGTTCATCTGCGAGCAGACCGAGCCGGAGGCGTCGGTCGTCGCCGCCCTCGCGCCGCTGACCGTGGCCGAGGCCCTCGACGCCGGGTTCGTCGAGCGGTACGGCGACGGCCTGCGCGCCGGGATCGACCTGGAGCCGTACGGGGACGACTGGTGGGTACTCGCCGACCTGCCGGCCAGCGCCCGACCCGGTCCGCTGCACGCCGAACACGTCCTCGGGGTCGGCGGGGCGACGCAGACCCTGCTCGGCGCGACGGTCCGCCGGCCGGTGGAGACCGCGCTCGACCTCGGCACCGGTTCCGGCGTCCAGGCTCTGCACCTGTCCACCCACGCCCGCCGGGTCACCGCCACCGACCTCTCGGCGCGGGCGCTGCGCTTCGCGGCCACCACCGCCGCGCTCAACGGGCTGGACTGGGAACTGCTCCGGGGTGACCTGGTCGCCCCGGTCGCCGGTCGCCGGTTCGACCTGGTGGTGAGCAACCCGCCGTTCGTGGTCGGCCCGGGTACCACCACCCACGTCTACCGGGACTCCGGCCGGGTCGGCGACGCGGTCGGCGCGGAGCTGGCCGCCGCCGCTCCGGGGCTGCTCACCGAGGGCGGGACCATGCAGTACCTGGCGAACTGGGTGCACGTCACCGGCGAGGACTGGGGTGATCGGGTGGCCGGCTGGTTCGCCGGCACCGGCCTGGACGCCTGGGTCGTCCAGCGCGAGGTCGCCGACCCGATGGCGTACGTGAACCTGTGGGTGACCGACGTCGGCGAGACCCCGGACCCGCACCGGATGGCGGCCTGGCTGGACTGGTTCGACGCGCACAAGGTGGAGGCGGTCGGCTTCGGCATCGTCAGCCTGCGCAACAGCGGCCACGACGACCCGGTGGTCCGGGTGGAGGACCTGCGGCAGCGGGTCGAGCCGCCGATGGGTGACCACGTCGCCGGCTGGTTCGACCGGCAGGACTGGCTGCGCGCCCACGACACCGAGGGGCTGCTGGCGCACCGCTTCCGGGCCGCCGAGGGGTTGCAGCTACGGCAGGAGGCGACCATGGGCGACGAGGGCTGGGCGGTGGACCGGCAGGTGTTGGCCGCGCCGCACGGGCTGCGCTGGAGCGAGGAGATCGACCCGTTGGTGCTGGCCCTGGTCGGCGGGGCGGACGGACGGCTGCCGCTGCGCGACCAGCTCGCCCTGCTGGCCGCCGCGCACGATGTCGCTCCGGACGAGCTGGCCGAGGCGGCCGGCCCGATCGTGGCGCACCTGGTCGAGCGGGGCTTCGTCGAGCCGGTGACCGCCTGA
- the dtd gene encoding D-aminoacyl-tRNA deacylase: MRAVVQTVGRASVTVDGEVVGAITDGLLVLLGVTHTDTPEIARTMARKVHELRILDDERSAAETGAPVLVVSQFTLYGDARKGRRPSWTAAAPAEVAEPLVTEVVEALRSRGATVATGRFRAHMLVESVNVGPRTILLDL; encoded by the coding sequence ATGCGGGCGGTGGTGCAGACGGTCGGCCGGGCCAGCGTGACGGTGGACGGTGAGGTGGTCGGGGCGATCACCGACGGCCTGCTGGTGCTGCTCGGGGTGACCCACACGGACACCCCGGAGATCGCCCGGACGATGGCTCGCAAGGTCCACGAGCTGCGCATCCTCGACGACGAGCGGTCCGCGGCGGAGACCGGGGCGCCGGTCCTGGTGGTCAGCCAGTTCACCCTCTACGGCGACGCCCGCAAGGGACGCCGGCCGAGCTGGACCGCCGCCGCGCCGGCCGAGGTGGCCGAGCCTCTGGTCACCGAGGTCGTCGAGGCGCTGCGGTCCCGGGGCGCCACGGTCGCCACCGGCCGCTTCCGCGCCCACATGCTGGTCGAGAGCGTCAACGTCGGCCCCCGCACGATCCTGCTCGATCTCTGA
- a CDS encoding S8 family serine peptidase, whose product MQSPSQPFASGRRRLVAAAAAAGLIAAGAAAIPTSATAADPAPVAPAATRDTHTVTLITGDVVTVTSLADGRATADVDRPDSATGGVRIQESGGDLYVLPEEALPLLDSGTLDRRLFNVTDLIEMGYDDARSTALPLIATYSPTKGRATRPATPRGTKLVRDLPSITGAALAADKKQARAFWSTVAPAPNARSGATLGGGVGKLWLDGRVTAGLKESVPQVGAPEAWAAGYDGTGVTVAVLDTGVDAAHPDLAAQIDDKASFVPGEDTSDVHGHGTHVASTIAGTGTASGGAYRGVAPGADLIVGKVLNNAGQGLNSWIIAGMQWAAESGADVVNMSLGDSSLIDGTDPMALAVETLTARHGTLFVVAAGNSGPQTIGSPGTAPSALTVGAVDKQDQLAWFSSTGPLARTGALKPDVTAPGVDITAARSQQTTSGTGMYQSMDGTSMATPHVAGAAAILAQRHPEWTGPQLKEALTSSAKGLADEYQPYQVGTGRLDVAAATRNTVRATGSAFFGAFDWPHESSDAPVTRQVTVTNSGTTAVTLNLALTGGGPFTLGASSVTVPAGGTAAVPVTGDPRGSAPGQLTGYLVGTDAATGTPVTRTALALFKEDERYDLTIKLRGRDGKPASATVVVNQAGARSADSYPVSGERTLRLPPGTYTVETVLDVPGERPDALGFALLVDPETVLDRSTEVVLDASRARLLDTATPERTEDRQRKLDFTVQYAGGASFRQAFQLPVRYDDLYLSPTEPVTQGSFTMSTRWRKGEPMLSLTANGLLPIDTVVQPGSTLTAGKDTLRPVYAGTGAPGEYAGVDARGAVAVVTRSDAVSPAERAAAAAAAGAKLLLVVNDGPGVLNEHVGDSPIPVATVHRDAGRKLVEAARAGAPKLTVTRTPYASYLYDLARVYPGQVPDQPLTYHPGRNDLARIDARYHAVRDGEGEGYRYDMTFSPSFGFREREWHPGTRTEWVTPDVVWHEVHIQDTWTDTAHHNSYAKNTTTALNWFAPAVRPAFSRTFALKNGRYRDYLQVNVQTWSPSGDTLEHGGHLEWGSVPTNLKLYQGDTLLHENKRGADLQWKAVPAGTLPYRLVLDASRPAEQWRLSTRTHTEWDFVSSSNQAENFVPFALLQLDYALETDLRGDVKAGTNQQISIKAGPQPGGTGTGTVASVGLEVSYDDGATWQPVTLSKGADDRWTGSLKLPKQPGGFVSVRADARTDAGFGIRQELIRAYGLR is encoded by the coding sequence ATGCAATCCCCCTCACAGCCCTTCGCCTCCGGTCGGAGGCGGCTGGTCGCCGCTGCGGCGGCGGCCGGACTGATCGCGGCGGGAGCCGCCGCGATCCCGACGTCCGCGACAGCGGCCGACCCGGCTCCGGTCGCCCCGGCCGCGACCCGGGACACGCACACGGTCACTCTGATCACCGGTGACGTGGTCACGGTGACCAGCCTCGCCGACGGCAGGGCCACGGCCGACGTGGACCGGCCCGACAGCGCCACCGGTGGTGTCCGCATCCAGGAGAGCGGCGGTGACCTGTACGTCCTGCCCGAGGAGGCACTGCCGCTGCTGGACAGCGGCACCCTCGACCGGCGGCTGTTCAACGTCACCGACCTCATCGAGATGGGGTACGACGACGCCCGGAGCACCGCCCTGCCCCTGATCGCCACCTACTCGCCGACGAAGGGCCGCGCGACCCGCCCGGCGACGCCGCGCGGCACGAAACTCGTCCGCGACCTGCCCAGCATCACGGGTGCGGCGCTGGCCGCCGACAAGAAGCAGGCCCGCGCCTTCTGGTCCACTGTCGCCCCGGCACCGAACGCGCGGTCCGGCGCGACGCTCGGCGGCGGGGTCGGAAAGCTCTGGCTCGACGGCCGGGTCACCGCCGGCCTGAAGGAGAGCGTGCCGCAGGTCGGCGCGCCCGAGGCGTGGGCCGCCGGCTACGACGGCACCGGGGTGACGGTGGCCGTGCTGGACACCGGGGTCGACGCCGCCCACCCCGACCTGGCCGCCCAGATCGACGACAAGGCCAGCTTCGTGCCGGGCGAGGACACCTCCGACGTCCACGGGCACGGCACCCACGTCGCCTCCACGATCGCGGGCACCGGCACGGCCTCCGGCGGCGCGTACCGGGGGGTGGCCCCGGGAGCCGACCTGATCGTCGGCAAGGTGCTCAACAACGCGGGGCAGGGCCTGAACTCGTGGATCATCGCCGGCATGCAGTGGGCGGCCGAGTCCGGGGCGGACGTGGTCAACATGAGCCTCGGCGACAGCTCGCTGATCGACGGCACCGACCCGATGGCCCTCGCGGTGGAGACGCTGACCGCCCGGCACGGGACCCTCTTCGTCGTCGCCGCCGGCAACTCCGGGCCGCAGACCATCGGATCGCCCGGCACCGCCCCCAGCGCGTTGACCGTCGGCGCGGTCGACAAGCAGGACCAGTTGGCGTGGTTCTCCAGCACCGGCCCGCTGGCGCGTACCGGCGCGCTCAAGCCCGACGTCACCGCGCCCGGCGTCGACATCACCGCGGCCCGCTCCCAGCAGACCACCAGCGGCACGGGCATGTACCAGAGCATGGACGGCACCTCGATGGCCACGCCGCACGTGGCGGGAGCCGCGGCGATCCTGGCCCAGCGGCACCCGGAGTGGACCGGTCCGCAGCTCAAGGAGGCGCTGACCAGCAGCGCCAAGGGCCTGGCCGACGAGTACCAGCCGTACCAGGTCGGCACCGGCCGGCTGGACGTGGCGGCGGCGACGCGTAACACCGTACGGGCCACCGGCTCGGCGTTCTTCGGCGCCTTCGACTGGCCGCACGAGTCCAGCGACGCCCCGGTGACCCGGCAGGTGACCGTCACCAACTCCGGCACCACGGCGGTGACCCTGAACCTGGCCCTCACCGGCGGCGGCCCGTTCACCCTCGGCGCCTCCTCGGTGACCGTGCCGGCGGGCGGCACCGCGGCCGTCCCGGTGACCGGTGACCCGCGCGGCTCGGCCCCGGGCCAGCTCACCGGGTACCTGGTCGGCACCGACGCCGCCACCGGCACACCCGTCACCCGGACCGCGCTCGCGCTGTTCAAGGAGGACGAGCGGTACGACCTGACGATCAAGCTGCGCGGCCGGGACGGCAAGCCGGCCAGCGCGACCGTCGTGGTGAACCAGGCCGGCGCGCGATCCGCCGACTCGTACCCGGTCAGCGGCGAGCGGACGCTGCGGCTGCCGCCGGGCACCTACACGGTGGAAACGGTGCTGGACGTCCCGGGCGAGCGCCCCGACGCCCTCGGCTTCGCCCTGCTGGTCGACCCGGAAACCGTGCTCGACCGCTCGACCGAGGTGGTGCTGGACGCCAGCCGGGCCCGCCTGCTCGACACCGCCACGCCGGAGCGCACCGAGGACCGGCAGCGCAAGCTCGACTTCACCGTCCAGTACGCCGGCGGCGCCAGCTTCCGGCAGGCGTTCCAGCTCCCGGTCCGGTACGACGACCTCTACCTGTCGCCGACGGAGCCGGTCACCCAGGGCTCGTTCACGATGTCCACCCGGTGGCGCAAGGGCGAACCGATGCTGAGCCTGACCGCCAACGGCCTGCTGCCGATCGACACCGTTGTCCAGCCGGGCAGCACGCTCACCGCGGGCAAGGACACGCTGCGTCCGGTCTACGCGGGCACCGGCGCCCCCGGCGAGTACGCCGGTGTCGACGCCAGGGGCGCGGTCGCGGTGGTGACCCGCAGTGACGCGGTCAGCCCGGCGGAGCGCGCCGCCGCCGCGGCGGCCGCCGGGGCGAAGCTGCTGCTGGTCGTCAACGACGGCCCCGGCGTCCTCAACGAGCACGTCGGCGACTCCCCGATCCCGGTCGCCACGGTGCATCGGGACGCCGGGCGGAAGCTCGTCGAGGCGGCCCGCGCCGGGGCGCCGAAACTGACCGTCACCCGGACGCCGTACGCCAGCTACCTCTACGATCTGGCCCGCGTCTACCCCGGACAGGTGCCCGACCAGCCGCTCACCTACCACCCGGGTCGCAACGACCTGGCCCGGATCGACGCCCGGTACCACGCGGTGCGAGACGGCGAGGGCGAGGGCTACCGGTACGACATGACCTTCAGCCCCTCGTTCGGTTTCCGCGAGCGGGAGTGGCACCCCGGCACCCGTACCGAGTGGGTCACGCCGGACGTGGTCTGGCACGAGGTGCACATCCAGGACACCTGGACCGACACGGCGCACCACAACTCGTACGCCAAGAACACGACCACCGCACTGAACTGGTTCGCACCGGCCGTCCGACCGGCCTTCAGCCGGACGTTCGCCCTGAAGAACGGCCGCTACCGGGACTACCTGCAGGTCAACGTGCAGACCTGGAGCCCGTCCGGCGACACCCTGGAGCACGGCGGCCACCTGGAGTGGGGTTCGGTGCCGACCAACCTCAAGCTCTACCAGGGCGACACCCTGTTGCACGAGAACAAGCGCGGTGCCGACCTGCAGTGGAAGGCGGTGCCCGCCGGCACGCTGCCGTACCGCCTGGTGCTGGACGCCTCGCGGCCGGCCGAGCAGTGGCGGCTGTCGACCCGCACCCACACCGAGTGGGACTTCGTCTCCAGCTCGAACCAGGCGGAGAACTTCGTCCCGTTCGCGCTGCTCCAGCTCGACTATGCGCTCGAGACGGACCTGCGCGGCGACGTCAAGGCCGGCACCAACCAGCAGATCAGCATCAAGGCCGGACCCCAGCCGGGCGGCACCGGCACCGGCACGGTCGCCTCGGTCGGACTGGAGGTCTCCTACGACGACGGCGCCACCTGGCAGCCGGTGACCCTCAGTAAGGGCGCCGACGACCGGTGGACCGGCTCGCTCAAGCTGCCGAAGCAGCCGGGCGGCTTCGTCTCGGTCCGGGCCGACGCCCGCACCGACGCCGGTTTCGGTATCCGGCAGGAACTCATCCGGGCCTACGGCCTGCGGTGA
- a CDS encoding winged helix-turn-helix domain-containing protein, giving the protein METALSHLTACGLVASGPDGAFSVAPPAVALGALISEQRSALRSAELALVTLAEEYRGAVAGRTIDELIEVVTGVDAVRHRFAQVQHAARTEVRSFVTLPFIAVPPGSNAVESVAVGQGVRFRVVVDRPALAEPGVVAETLESLRSGVQVRVVESLPIKLILADAELALVPLTATPGGEPGAVLLHRTGLLAAMDALFEIVWRHAHPLEVSAAGEASDHAIGGPDSPTELDRRILALLLAGLTDQVVAAQLDLSLRTLQRRLRHLMDLAGVETRMQLGWHAARHGWA; this is encoded by the coding sequence GTGGAGACGGCCCTGTCCCACCTGACGGCCTGCGGTCTGGTGGCGTCCGGGCCGGACGGTGCCTTCTCGGTGGCGCCGCCCGCGGTCGCGCTCGGTGCGCTGATCAGCGAGCAGCGCAGCGCCCTGCGCAGCGCCGAACTGGCACTCGTCACGCTCGCCGAGGAGTACCGGGGGGCGGTCGCCGGACGCACCATCGACGAGCTGATCGAGGTGGTCACCGGCGTCGACGCGGTCCGCCACCGGTTCGCCCAGGTGCAGCACGCCGCCCGTACGGAGGTCCGCAGCTTCGTCACCCTGCCCTTCATCGCCGTACCACCGGGCAGCAACGCGGTGGAGTCGGTGGCCGTGGGGCAGGGGGTCCGCTTCCGGGTCGTGGTGGACCGCCCGGCGCTCGCCGAACCCGGTGTGGTCGCCGAGACCCTCGAATCACTGCGCAGCGGCGTCCAGGTACGGGTGGTCGAGTCGTTGCCGATCAAGCTCATCCTGGCCGACGCGGAACTGGCCCTGGTGCCGTTGACCGCCACGCCCGGCGGCGAGCCCGGTGCGGTGCTGCTGCACCGCACCGGACTGTTGGCTGCGATGGACGCGCTGTTCGAGATCGTGTGGCGGCACGCCCACCCGCTCGAGGTCTCCGCCGCGGGCGAGGCGTCCGACCACGCCATCGGCGGGCCCGACAGCCCGACCGAGCTGGACCGCAGGATCCTGGCGCTGCTGCTGGCCGGGCTCACCGACCAGGTCGTCGCCGCCCAGCTCGACCTGTCGTTGCGGACCCTGCAACGGCGGCTGCGGCACCTGATGGACCTCGCGGGCGTCGAGACCCGGATGCAGCTCGGCTGGCACGCCGCGCGCCACGGCTGGGCCTGA